A stretch of Komagataella phaffii GS115 chromosome 2, complete sequence DNA encodes these proteins:
- a CDS encoding Putative kinase, protein MSKNNLKSSRSRSFTNPNFHLNISELHQNFATPVYYVGVDVGSGSARAAVVDQAGAILGLAEKPISKYTPKADYVNQSSTEIWEAVSYCVKTALTQSHIDPALVMGIGFDATCSLVVLDEETDEPIAVGPDFTESEQNIIMWMDHRAHEETKAINRTGDKCLKYVGGQMSIEMELPKMKWLKHHLPRDETGKSLFERCKFYDLADFLTHKATNTETRSYCSVTCKQGFVPQGVDGSVDGWSKEFLAQVELPELAANDFQKLGGIPGKNGKYLSAGDSVGPLSADAAEQLGLTTACWVASGVIDCYAGWVGTIAAKTEIPLPDLVEQDNNFSGIDKACGRLAAVAGTSTCHCVMSKDPIFVHGVWGPYRDVMAKDYWLAEGGQSCTGALLAHVLTTHPAYTELGKASESSGLSRFDFLNNRLENLKRSRKERSVLALGKDLFFYGDYHGNRSPLADPDMKASIIGQSMDTSLDSLAIEYLGACEFIAQQTRQIVEKMEKSGHNISCIFLSGGQCRNGLLMRLLADCTGLPIIIPRYIEASVVFGSALLGAVAADDAILAQNKGRTGRTVRSSSNVSEPPHEMPPSPYTAPTATASMTSISAMNAPNLSGAPGGFPFPLMTPIEDESKQLGFEDGVEDNTSSDEETLSFGTKNKNQANVQTNFVQQRTSQKPLVSSKPSKLGEERSGDRLWKVMESLSGVGKVIMPSSPNEPDRKLLNTKYKVFLDQAESQMRYRKLVADTEEAIKAYMNI, encoded by the coding sequence ATGTCGAAAAATAATTTAAAGTCGTCCCGGTCCCGGTCCTTCACTaatccaaattttcatctCAACATCTCCGAGTTACACCAGAACTTCGCCACTCCGGTCTATTACGTTGGTGTTGACGTTGGATCTGGATCTGCCAGGGCTGCAGTAGTCGATCAGGCCGGTGCAATATTGGGGCTAGCAGAAAAGCCTATCTCCAAGTATACCCCTAAAGCAGATTATGTCAATCAATCTTCCACAGAGATTTGGGAAGCCGTATCTTACTGTGTAAAGACTGCCCTGACGCAGTCCCACATTGATCCTGCTCTTGTCATGGGAATTGGGTTTGACGCGACTTGTTCTTTGGTTGTattggatgaagaaactgaCGAACCAATTGCTGTTGGTCCTGATTTCACGGAATCAGAACAGAACATTATCATGTGGATGGACCACAGGGCACATGAAGAAACCAAAGCCATCAACCGTACTGGTGACAAATGTTTGAAATATGTTGGTGGTCAAATGTCGATAGAGATGGAGCTCCCCAAGATGAAATGGCTCAaacatcatcttcctcGTGATGAAACTGGAAAGTCACTTTTTGAACGTTGCAAGTTTTACGATTTGGCAGACTTTTTAACACACAAGGCTACAAACACGGAAACTAGGTCTTATTGCTCAGTTACTTGCAAGCAAGGTTTTGTCCCTCAAGGTGTAGATGGTTCAGTAGACGGCTGGTCCAAGGAATTCCTCGCACAGGTAGAGCTTCCAGAGTTAGCAGCAAACGatttccaaaaacttgGAGGTATCCCTGgaaaaaatggaaagtACCTAAGTGCTGGTGACTCCGTTGGACCTCTCAGTGCTGATGCTGCAGAGCAATTGGGCTTGACAACTGCTTGTTGGGTTGCTTCGGGTGTTATTGATTGTTACGCTGGGTGGGTTGGAACAATCGCTGCAAAAACTGAAATCCCGCTTCCAGATTTGGTTGAACAAGACAATAATTTTTCTGGTATTGACAAAGCCTGTGGCCGTCTTGCTGCTGTTGCAGGTACATCCACTTGTCACTGTGTCATGTCTAAGGATCCAATTTTTGTGCATGGTGTTTGGGGTCCTTATAGGGATGTGATGGCTAAAGATTACTGGCTTGCAGAAGGTGGCCAGTCATGCACAGGCGCTCTTTTGGCCCATGTTCTCACGACCCATCCTGCCTACACTGAGTTAGGAAAAGCTTCGGAATCCTCTGGGCTGTCTcgatttgattttttgaacaacagaCTcgagaatttgaaaagatctaGGAAAGAACGCTCAGTTCTTGCCCTAGGAAAGGATTTATTTTTTTACGGTGACTATCATGGTAACAGATCACCATTGGCTGATCCTGATATGAAAGCCTCCATCATTGGCCAGTCCATGGATACTTCTTTAGACTCTTTGGCTATAGAGTATCTTGGTGCTTGTGAATTCATTGCACAACAGACCCGTCAAATTGTGGAGAAGATGGAAAAGTCAGGACACAATATTTCTTGTATTTTCCTTTCAGGGGGACAGTGTCGTAACGGTCTCTTGATGAGACTGTTAGCAGATTGTACTGGTCTTCCAATCATCATCCCAAGATATATTGAGGCATCGGTAGTTTTTGGATCAGCACTGTTAGGTGCGGTTGCAGCTGATGACGCCATTTTGGCACAGAACAAAGGCAGGACAGGGAGAACAGTTAGAAGCAGTTCCAATGTTTCAGAGCCTCCTCATGAAATGCCACCCTCTCCTTATACTGCACCTACCGCAACAGCGTCGATGACCTCAATTTCAGCTATGAATGCTCCAAACTTGAGCGGTGCACCTGGTGGCTTCCCATTTCCTCTTATGACACCAATCGAGGATGAGTCGAAGCAATTGGGTTTCGAAGATGGGGTTGAGGATAACACCTCGTCAGACGAAGAAACTTTATCTTTTGGCACCAAGAACAAAAACCAAGCCAATGTTCAGACTAACTTCGTTCAACAGCGCACAAGTCAAAAGCCACTAGTAAGCTCTAAGCCATCGAAGTTAGGCGAGGAACGTTCTGGAGATCGTCTGTGGAAAGTCATGGAGTCTCTGAGTGGAGTAGGAAAGGTCATTATGCCTTCATCTCCTAATGAACCTGACCGTAAGCTATTGAACACCAAGTACAAAGTCTTCCTTGATCAAGCGGAGTCACAAATGCGCTACCGTAAGCTAGTAGCTGACACTGAAGAGGCTATTAAAGCTTACATGAATATTTAG
- a CDS encoding Putative flavin-dependent monooxygenase, involved in ubiquinone (Coenzyme Q) biosynthesis, which translates to MFQVIRRFATSVSNVADIVIIGGGPAGLTLGTALKNSPVTKHLKIHLVEGGKIIEPLNSFLETPPPNYLNRVVSLTPSTIGFLDSIGAWSHFNQERTQSYDDIVTYDGVSGARMNFEHPDIATMVETTNIQAGLLSRLNELNSQQEVKLVIQEDTKVTSIAKDSITQWPTLKLSNGDSLTCRLLVGCDGYNSPVRHFAGIESRGWSYNRWGVVATFKFADTEFRFPTGWQRFLPTGPLALLPLPNGYTSMVWSTTPELAEMLLSLDETEFLSMVNAGTRLSTEELSMIYDLAKSKSPDLLEQIQWRLNLFAGKLKPADEENFPLQVSEIVTGSRARFPLKLSHADTYVEDRVALVGDAAHTTHPLAGQGLNMGQEDVKSLVGALERATSRGLDIGNSLALEPYFSERWPQNHVLLGVMDKIHKIYSTDFAPLVAARSFGVDVLNSLGPIKDFMVGRISGNSKR; encoded by the coding sequence ATGTTCCAGGTAATTAGACGGTTTGCCACAAGTGTAAGCAATGTGGCAGATATCGTTATTATTGGAGGTGGTCCAGCTGGACTTACTTTGGGTACTGCATTGAAGAATTCACCAGTCACTAAGCATTTGAAGATTCATCTGGTAGAAGGAGGAAAGATAATAGAACCGTTGAACAGTTTTCTTGAGACGCCACCCCCAAACTACCTGAACAGGGTCGTGAGTTTAACACCATCTACAATTGGATTCTTGGACTCTATAGGCGCTTGGAGCCATTTCAACCAGGAAAGAACTCAGTCGTATGATGATATTGTAACCTACGACGGGGTAAGTGGAGCTCGTATGAACTTTGAACATCCGGATATAGCAACAATGGTGGAAACCACCAACATTCAAGCAGGTCTGTTGAGTAGATTGAATGAGCTTAACAGTCAACAGGAAGTCAAGCTGGTCATTCAAGAGGACACCAAAGTCACCTCAATAGCCAAAGATAGCATCACCCAATGGCCTACTCTGAAACTCTCAAATGGAGACTCTCTTACATGTCGTCTTCTTGTGGGATGTGATGGATATAACTCCCCAGTTCGTCATTTTGCCGGCATTGAAAGCCGTGGTTGGTCTTATAATCGTTGGGGAGTGGTTGCTACTTTCAAGTTCGCTGATACAGAGTTCAGATTCCCTACGGGATGGCAGAGGTTTTTGCCTACTGGCCCATTAGCTCTTCTCCCTCTTCCTAATGGCTATACCTCAATGGTGTGGTCAACTACTCCAGAATTAGCCGAAATGTTGCTATCTTTAGACGAAACTGAGTTCCTGTCCATGGTTAACGCAGGAACTCGACTCTCAACCGAGGAACTCTCAATGATTTACGATTTAGCCAAATCCAAATCACCAGATCTGCTAGAGCAAATTCAATGGAGGTTGAACCTCTTTGCCGGTAAACTAAAACCAGCAGATGAGGAGAACTTCCCCCTTCAAGTGTCCGAAATAGTGACGGGGTCTAGAGCCAGGTTCCCGCTGAAGCTTTCCCATGCGGACACCTATGTTGAAGACCGTGTTGCTTTAGTTGGGGATGCAGCACATACAACACACCCTCTTGCAGGACAAGGTCTTAACATGGGGCAAGAAGACGTTAAGTCCTTAGTTGGAGCATTGGAGCGAGCTACATCTCGAGGCTTGGACATTGGTAATTCGTTAGCGCTGGAGCCTTACTTCAGCGAGAGATGGCCCCAGAACCACGTTCTACTGGGGGTCATGGACAAGATACACAAGATTTACTCAACAGACTTTGCACCATTGGTTGCAGCCCGTTCATTTGGtgttgatgttttgaaTTCACTGGGACCAATCAAGGATTTTATGGTGGGAAGGATCAGTGGAAATTCCAAAAGATGA
- a CDS encoding Multifunctional enzyme of the folic acid biosynthesis pathway, with protein sequence MISGTSKSPDLVKISRLHFNAQLTNGNFWHQTSLQPFTCSVILKTDFFKASETDDLRYSLNYATISNNILSVFRNSDEVYGSIESIAHRIAESVFSDESNGRSAEISVSSEKSEIRCDSIDLSISRYRKNDSTNELIAPSLDKFTFKGLNLFTIIGVYTFERYNKQSVVLNLSVHYNTNKDKLKFSQLTETVSSYVESTQFKTVEALAGNVASLVLQEFEFIEAADVEVVKLNAIIFADGVGVATSKLRNQLQRSKIVVNPTKSEFSTLPNLNKETSFEGHPNIENHRVFIAFGTNEGDYLENIEKTIIELDKRGCKVEKTSSLYESAPMYHLDQARFQNGVFQISTKLSPRDLLKTLKEIEYGELKRVKHFDNGPRTIDLDILLYDDLIHDEPDLKIPHVSLIERNFVLYPLCDLLPPTAIHPVTAEPFHQHLKKLSAHDTSIQADDGLVNIIPIPSIPNRKADIRIDTIGNKLTKSLVMAVLNVTPDSFSDGGLHNTNESIISVYEEMVHSGVDIIDIGGVSTRPGAAAPSEEEELSRVIPAIQLIRNHEKENNLQPQVISVDTFRSQVALKSLESGANIVNDISGGRFDEQIFDVVAKFGAPYMVGHTRGENMTDMHTHTKYKHTQKIGEVEFWQSSPLIDTIGREIAESIQLATRKGVKRWQLIVDPGLGFAKTVEQNISLIRNLPNLAKYGVEADGDYQSLHRVPFLLGPSRKRFIGVITGEELPRSVGTCAAVMSCIGFGGHLIRVHDFKAVKVTCGMADAIYKGLIQS encoded by the coding sequence ATGATAAGCGGAACTTCCAAATCGCCAGATTTGGTCAAGATATCAAGACTGCATTTCAATGCACAGTTAACCAATGGAAACTTCTGGCACCAGACAAGCCTCCAGCCATTTACCTGTTCAGTTATTCTGAAAACAGACTTTTTCAAGGCTAGTGAGACAGACGATTTAAGGTATTCTCTTAACTATGCAACGATATCGAACAACATCTTGTCCGTGTTTCGAAATAGTGATGAAGTCTACGGATCAATTGAGTCAATAGCTCACAGAATCGCAGAGAGTGTGTTCAGTGATGAATCCAATGGACGGTCAGCTGAAATAAGTGTTTCGTCTGAAAAGTCTGAAATCCGTTGCGATTCGATTGATTTGAGCATTTCCAGGTATCGAAAGAACGATTCAACGAATGAGTTGATTGCCCCATCGCTGGACAAATTCACTTTCAAGGGACTAAATCTGTTTACAATAATTGGTGTCTAcacttttgaaagataCAATAAGCAATCAGTTGTCTTGAATTTGTCTGTACATTATAACACGAATAAAGATaagttgaaattttcacAGCTCACGGAAACCGTTTCTTCTTACGTTGAAAGCACACAGTTCAAGACAGTAGAGGCTCTAGCAGGAAATGTCGCTTCGTTAGTATTGCAAGAGTTTGAGTTCATCGAGGCTGCAGACGTGGAAGTTGTCAAACTTAATGCAATCATTTTTGCGGATGGTGTGGGGGTGGCAACCTCTAAGCTTCGcaatcaacttcaacgCTCCAAAATTGTGGTGAATCCAACAAAGTCTGAGTTCAGTACGTTGCCAAATCTGAATAAAGAGACTTCTTTTGAAGGCCATCCAAACATCGAGAACCACCGTGTTTTTATCGCTTTTGGAACTAATGAGGGAGATTATCTGGAAAATATTGAGAAAACAATTATTGAGCTAGACAAGCGGGGTTGTAAAGTAGAGAAGACCTCCTCCTTATATGAATCAGCGCCCATGTACCACTTAGATCAGGCAAGGTTTCAGAATGgtgttttccaaatttccACTAAATTATCACCTCgagatcttttgaaaactctgaAAGAGATAGAGTATGGTGAGTTGAAGCGCGTAAAGCATTTTGATAATGGGCCAAGAACAATCGATTTGGATATTTTGTTGTACGATGATTTAATCCATGACGAACCTGACCTGAAGATTCCACATGTCTCACTGATTGAACGAAATTTTGTTCTTTATCCGTTGTGTGACCTGCTTCCTCCAACCGCCATCCACCCAGTTACCGCTGAACCTTTCCACcagcatttgaaaaagctcaGTGCCCATGACACTTCGATACAAGCAGACGATGGGCTGGTAAATATCATCCCTATACCCAGTATTCCTAATAGAAAAGCTGACATCAGAATTGACACGATAGGCAACAAACTTACAAAGTCCCTAGTGATGGCAGTTCTGAATGTAACTCCGGATTCGTTCAGTGATGGGGGTCTTCACAATACCAATGAATCAATTATATCTGTTTATGAGGAAATGGTGCATTCTGGCGTTGATATCATCGATATTGGAGGTGTTTCCACTAGACCTGGCGCAGCAGCTCCATCcgaagaagaggaattATCTCGAGTGATCCCAGCTATTCAATTGATTCGGAATCatgagaaagaaaacaatttACAGCCACAGGTAATCAGTGTGGATACATTTCGGAGTCAAGTTGCACTTAAAAGTTTGGAGAGTGGTGCAAACATAGTGAATGACATAAGCGGAGGTAGATTTGACGAACAAATCTTTGACGTGGTAGCAAAATTTGGTGCTCCATATATGGTTGGGCACACAAGAGGAGAGAATATGACCGATATGCACACTCATACCAAATACAAGCATACTCAGAAGATCGGAGAAGTTGAATTTTGGCAAAGCAGTCCTTTAATTGATACGATTGGCAGAGAAATCGCAGAATCCATACAATTGGCCACAAGGAAGGGAGTGAAAAGGTGGCAGTTGATTGTAGACCCTGGGCTTGGATTTGCAAAGACTGTGGAACAGAATATTTCTCTGATTCGAAATTTACCCAATCTTGCCAAATACGGCGTTGAAGCAGATGGAGACTATCAATCTCTCCACAGAGTACCCTTTTTACTAGGACCTAGCCGAAAACGATTCATAGGCGTTATCACTGGAGAAGAGCTTCCAAGATCGGTAGGAACCTGCGCCGCAGTAATGAGTTGCATAGGATTTGGAGGACACTTGATTAGAGTTCACGATTTCAAGGCTGTCAAAGTTACGTGCGGGATGGCTGATGCTATTTACAAAGGGCTCATTCAAAGCTAA
- a CDS encoding Subunit of a heterodimeric NC2 transcription regulator complex with Ncb2p encodes MSEEDSQELEETFNRIKTHFPSARIKKLMQSDDDIGKVAQATPVVVGRALELFLCSLVDKSLEVARESGSRRIQPAHLRKAVAENEQFDFCQSILDGEPREE; translated from the coding sequence ATGAGTGAAGAAGACTCCCAGGAATTAGAAGAGACTTTTAACAGAATAAAAACACATTTCCCCTCTGCTAGGataaaaaaattgatgcagagtgatgatgatatcGGAAAAGTTGCCCAGGCCACCCCAGTGGTGGTGGGAAGAGCATTGGAACTGTTTTTATGTTCACTGGTAGACAAGTCATTGGAGGTGGCTCGTGAGAGCGGATCACGCCGTATACAACCTGCACATTTGCGTAAGGCTGTGGCAGAGAATGAGCAATTCGACTTTTGCCAGTCGATTCTGGATGGTGAGCCAAGGGAAGAGTGA
- a CDS encoding RNA polymerase subunit ABC14.5, common to RNA polymerases I, II, and III, whose translation MSSALFDDIFTVQTVDNGRYNKVSRIIGISTTNSAIKLTLDINNEMFPVSQDDSLTVTLANSLSLDGEDESANFSKSWRPPKPTDKSLADDYDYVMFGTVYKFEEGDEDKIKVYVSFGGLLMCLEGGYKSLASLKQDNLYILIRR comes from the coding sequence ATGTCGTCTGCTCTCTTCGATGACATTTTCACGGTCCAAACTGTGGATAATGGTCGTTACAACAAAGTCTCCCGAATCATAGGTATTTCAACCACAAACTCTGCTATCAAATTGACTCTGGATATAAATAATGAAATGTTCCCCGTTAGTCAAGACGACTCATTAACTGTCACATTAGCTAACTCATTATCCTTGGATGGCGAAGATGAGTCAGCAAATTTCAGCAAGTCCTGGAGGCCCCCAAAGCCAACTGACAAATCTTTGGCTGACGACTACGATTACGTTATGTTTGGGACTGTTTATAAGTTTGAGGAAGGAGATGAGGATAAAATAAAAGTGTACGTTTCCTTTGGCGGACTTTTAATGTGCCTTGAGGGTGGCTACAAGTCCcttgcttctttgaagcaaGATAACTTGTATATACTGATCCGTCGTTAG
- a CDS encoding uncharacterized protein (Protein involved in DNA repair, related to the human CSA protein), with protein MQSLLLDGFLNQISPKELLKIETEASYNDLSLISDDSLNTATSNVKFSQGFKFDSQPHKNSISCLDLETMNSQFLLSGSTDSSLKLWNIRLLQENKQTDDYQWQRFYHFKRQHLQSVTNLVSVPRKTIHDFGISHLQWWPFDPGMFVTGSYDNSVKVFDTENFEQVFSFDLKNKVYNFDINATGQHVLVGVASESPMVKLLDLRTTSDSHILMGHKSTVLSVKWSPTDSNIIATGDILGKINLWDIRRSKSCVCELDQYNTTGNPNPSSSAVETVKAHQGAVNGIQFNELGSKLVSCGLDEKIRSWDLTQPGGVNELLNFGPLIRNKSHQYKKFILSPSTETDLQFLLFPNDNGELLVYRLANGKLVKRLTKGNKVNLKLNSIVYTGFSSATYITGDSKGNLDVWGPESEYEIHQNDGEAERSEDRNVLDDINDELIARKKMKTNPF; from the coding sequence ATGCAATCCCTACTTTTGGATGGTTTTCTTAATCAAATATCCCCTAAAGAGCTACTGAAAATAGAGACAGAGGCCTCATATAATGACCTGAGCCTGATATCTGATGATTCGTTGAATACTGCAACTAGCAATGTCAAATTTTCTCAAGGGTTCAAGTTTGACAGTCAACCTCACAAGAATTCCATATCATGTTTAGACTTGGAAACTATGAACAGTCAATTCTTACTTTCCGGGAGTACTGATAGCTCGTTGAAACTATGGAACATTCGGCTGTTGCAAGAAAATAAACAAACCGACGATTATCAATGGCAAAGATTCTACCATTTCAAAAGACAACATTTGCAAAGCGTTACCAACTTGGTGTCGGTACCCAGAAAGACAATCCACGACTTTGGCATCTCACACCTTCAGTGGTGGCCATTTGATCCTGGAATGTTTGTTACTGGATCTTATGATAACAGCGTGAAGGTGTTTGATACGGAGAACTTTGAACAAGTTTTCTCgtttgatttgaaaaataagGTCTACaattttgatatcaatgCTACAGGCCAACATGTATTAGTTGGGGTAGCATCAGAATCTCCCATGGTTAAGTTACTAGATCTTCGAACTACATCTGATTCTCATATATTGATGGGCCATAAATCTACTGTTTTGTCTGTGAAGTGGTCCCCAACTGATTCGAATATAATCGCCACCGGAGATATTCTCGGAAAGATTAACTTGTGGGATATTCGACGAAGCAAATCATGTGTCTGTGAGCTTGACCAATATAACACTACAGGAAACCCAAATCCGAGTAGCAGTGCCGTGGAAACGGTTAAAGCTCACCAAGGTGCTGTAAATGGTATCCAATTTAACGAGCTTGGTTCTAAGCTAGTTAGTTGTGGATTAGACGAAAAAATCAGATCATGGGATTTAACTCAACCAGGAGGCGTTAATGAGCTCTTGAATTTTGGCCCTCTcatcagaaacaaatctCACCAATATAAGAAATTCATACTTTCACCCAGCACAGAAACggatcttcaatttttgcTATTTCCCAACGACAATGGAGAACTTCTAGTTTACCGCCTAGCTAATGGGAAGTTAGTGAAACGACTGACTAAAGGCAATAAGGTTAACCTCAAATTAAACTCCATTGTCTACACTGGTTTCTCGTCAGCCACATACATAACTGGAGATTCAAAAGGGAATCTCGACGTTTGGGGTCCAGAATCAGAGTatgaaattcatcaaaacGATGGCGAGGCAGAGAGAAGCGAAGACCGAAATGTGTTAGATGACATCAACGATGAGTTAATCGCTCgcaagaagatgaagaccAACCCGTTCTAA